In Miscanthus floridulus cultivar M001 chromosome 8, ASM1932011v1, whole genome shotgun sequence, the sequence ACCATTCACAGATGATCCTCACTGAcaatagaaaaagaaaacaaattgcAAAATGAGAGGATATGGAGACGCGGGGAATCTAACCCCATGCCTCTCGCATGCGAAGCGAGCGCTCTACCATATGAGCTACGTCCCCAATGTCATTTATTTGTCTCCCTTCGAGATTAagatcctttccaacaggctaaccGTATATGCCTGTTAATAACAGGCGGCAACGTATATATACCAGATGTTAATTAATGATAAAAGGCGAATCAATTAGAAGTCACTCAATGTATTGGTACAACACAACCGACACAGATGGAGAAAGAAAAATGCAGTATCATCGACGAGTTTCAATGTAAGTCCCTCACATAAGGCATATGATGACCTAAACGCCTCTTCAGATCACAGCAGCTAGCAGAGGCGACATGCTGTGCCCTCCTTGCTGCTGATGGTTACTAGGGCCCTCGGCACATCCAAGGGCCAACGAATGATATCACCAAAGCCAAGGGTCAAACTGCTACCATAGCTGCTGGTCCTAGGAACCGGCAGTTTCATCTTCAGATGAAACATCGTGCTTGGATGACAGCTTCTGTTTCCGGCCGTTCCTCCTCCGGCTGGTGTTTGGACCTCGCGGCTTTGCCGCTTGTTTCGTGTCGCTCACCTGCAGAAGACAAGATAAAAATTAAAAGGCCACCATCAAATGCAGAAGATTCTATTCTCTTGAATTAGTCTAGCCAAGGAGGAGCTTAAGAGCAACAGCCATATTTCATTCGTACACCAGAGCATAGGTTCCCAAGGAAAAGAAACCAGCACCGCTTGTTTCATGGGGTTCTCAAGGAAAAGAACAAATATGGAGCATCAGAGCATAGATTCAGGCTTATCATCAGGCACCCAGCTGAATGGCAATTTAAGGTACGACTAGGAGGACTGTGAACAGTGTTCCAAGAAAGAGTGCGGACAAGTCAGCAAAGGCACAACACAATGTAGCAATCCAATTATCCAAGGAAATGATATCTGTAAAGCAGAAAATGACATGTGGCCGATCTATCTATTCAGATGCCAAACTGGTAATAAACTCAACAAAAATTAAAACATTGCTACCACCCAAAATGACAGAATATGTAAGCAAAATGACATGGAATATGAGACATATCACATCATAAGGATATGAAAAATCCACTTTCACACAGCTATCAGCCTATTcgtttattggtttcagccagggcttatctgatggataagtctcatgtgtggctggtctttgtggggctgtgctgctcacatggtccttgtggctgtttttctgtttttaggacaacatcttagactataGAACAACATCTTAGAGAACAGCATCTTAAACTAGAGgatagcatattagcatcttagactagcatcttagactagcatcttagcatatgcttgactggctagcagcctataaatatgtaaccccaacccctcaggttggcatggcatttgtgtgagcttgtgtgagaaatagacaagaaaattgtcccaactcctagtgctagtgtcatcctctctcgatgagagtaagaattctcctactaccaagagtgagaattcaacgactaacaactggtatcagagccgtattatcctgtagcctgagcatctcttgctcatcttctctcccagccccacaacaaccccagctgttggcagcaccAGCTCCTCCGGGCActcctgttcactcctccccCGCGCAAGCAGCCCTCttcccacgcagcagcccccggtagcgcgtcatgtccgcagggcagtctcagcgctcggtcgcctcgagcatgcggcgtcggcaggaggccaaacttgccgcggcagaggaacgcgagcgagcagcGGCaaagaccgctgcggcggcggcaagggcgtcgaggctggcagcggcggagctggtagcagccagagcggaggcggaagcagcggcggcggcggcgaatgcagcgcgtgcggcggcggcggaggttgaggctctgcgcggcagcatcggcagctccatttccgctgacgacaccgccgacgcggaccttgagctgctagagagggaggcagcgcgagcgcgggcggcgcagtgggcagccgcacacgtccacgagcgtggcggcagcccagacaggcgcggacgcgctggcggcgctcctagaggaggcgcgcacggcggtggcgctccaggggcagccgcgcacgcccacaaCGCGGcgacagcccagacaggcgcggacgcgccggcggcgctcctggaggaggcgcgcacggcggcggcgctcctgaaggaggcgcgcacggcaacggtggcggacgggtcgatggagagcgcgaccttcacaggcagcgtggctctctctccccggatcggtaccatgGTTACCATGAGCTCCAGGCTATTGTTAGGGACGTTGGTCCCGGCGGTGGGtagcctaccctcaccaagaccaactacgtcgagtgggctgtagtgatgagggtaaagctccagacacggcgacgtcgactacgacctagatcgacgggcgctggatgccctcatcgctgcagtcccgcccaagatgcagttctcgcttaccaacaagcggactgccaaggaggcttgggacgccatcgctgcagcacgcatcggcagcgaccgcgcccgcaagtccacactgcaggcacttcgcaaggagtgggagaacctggccttcaagccaggtgaggacgttgatgactttgctctccgtctcaacactgttgcagaagatggtgcagttcagcGATGACACCTActgcgaggagagagctgtcgaaaagctctttcgctgcgtccccgagaagtacaagcagatggctcgctcgatcgagtccctgctggatctctccacgatgtcgatcgaggaggcgataggtcgcctcaaggtcgtcgacagcgatgagccacagtctctctcggggcccatcaccactggcgggaagctctttctcactcgggagcagtggcttgccagccaaggtgaccggaagaagggggagccttcttccgcgacaagcggccgcaagcgtggcaagccacgcaaggcgcgcagagatgcCCAGGccagggcgcgaggacgtgccgagggtgatgcccgcggaggcccccagggcggcgccgccggcaggcacaagtcGGCAcaagacgacgcctgccgcaactgcggccagctcggccattgggccaaggactgccgacagccacgacgtggccaggcccacatcgcacaggcggaggaggagccggctctgttcatggcacatgcaagcattgagctacctccagcggcaccggccgcagcggctctccacctcgacgagccaaaagcacacgccctcctcggcgacagctccggcaacgacaagactgacgggtggtgcctcgacaccggcgccacccatcacttgaccggtcaacgggagttcttcaccgagcttgactctaccgtccgaggctccgtcaagtttggggatgcctccggcgtggagatcaagggcgtcggctccgtcatcttcaccaccgtgtctggtgagcacaggctgctcaccggagtctactacatccccgcgttgaagaactccatcatcagcttgggacagctggatgagaacggttcgcgcgtggtggttgaggacggagtcatgaggatttgggatcgtcgtcgtcgccttcttgccaaggtatccagaagcacaaatcgactctacgtccttaacgtgcaggtggcacaacccctctgtctcgctgctcgtcgggacgccgaggcatggcagtggcacgagcgtttcgggcaccttcactttgaggccctgaagcggctcagtgccacggagatggtgcaaggcctgccgtgcctcgaccatgtggagcagctctgcgacgtctacgtgttgacgaagcaaaggcgactcccctttccacagcgagctagctttcgagccaaggagaagctcgagcttgtgcacggggacttgtgtggcccggtgacaccggccacaccgggaggacgacgctacttcctgctgctcgtcgacgacctctcccgctacaggtgggtgatggtcctcggcaacaagggagaggctgcggacgccatcaggcgcgcgcaagctgctgcggaggcggagtgtggCCGCAAGctacgcgtgctgcgcaccgacaacggcgacgaattcacggcggctgaattcgcgtcgtactgcgctgacgagggcattcagcgccactactccgcgccgtacagcccgcaacAGAacagcgtcgtcgagcggcgcaaccagacggttgtggggatggctcgggccctcctcaagcagagggggatgtcggctgtcttctggggagagacggtggtgacggccgtctacatcctcaaccgctcgcctaccaaggcgctcgacggcaggacgccgtacgaggcttggcacgggcgcaagccggcggtctcccacttgcgggtcttcggctgcctcgcgttcgccaaggagcttggccacatcagcaagctcgacgacaggagcactccgggagtgttcatcggctacgcggagggctcgaaggcctaccgcatcctcgacccgaagacacagcgtgtgtgCACAGCGCGCGacattgtgttcgacgaagggcgaggatgggcgtgggacaaggcggtggacgacggctcggctccaacGTACGACTtctctgtcgagtacgtccacttcgagggagttgggggagtaggcagctcttcttcggcgagcacgtctaccccagtccccgagcctccaccgaccccggcgcctgctactccgacagcaccacgctctccagccaggacctcggctgcgatgagttcttcgccggctccaccacagccggcaacgccacgcactccagcaccgacaggcaccactccgggcacgtctactccaccaccagctcgtgttgAGCACGGCCctgttgagctcgctactccgctctctcacgacgaggagcgcgtcgacgcgtaccacgacgtcgagccgttgcggtaccgtacgatggagaatcttctcggcgaccagccggtgccgggaccggtgcctcacgacctggaggcgcagttgcaccttacgtgtgacgacggcgagcctcggtcgtttgcagaggccgagagacacgcggcatggcgcgccgcgatgcagttggagatggatgcggttgagaagaaccgcacctaggagcttgctgaccttcctcgtggtcatcgcgcgatcgCCCTTAAGTgcgtgtacaagctgaagagggatgaagccggtgctatcgtcaagcacaaggctcgcttggtggcacgaggtttcgtgcagcaggagggggtcaacttcgacgacgcctttgctcccgtggcacggatggagtccgtgcgactcctccttgcgctagctgcccaggagggctggcgtgttcatcacatggatgtcaagtcggcgttccttaacggcgacttgaaagaggaggtctacgtgcaccagccgctgggatttgcgatccccggcaaggagggcaaggtgctccgcctgcgcaaggccctctatggcttgcggcaggcaccgagggcgtggaatgccaagctggattccacgctaaaggggatgggcttcgagcaaagcccgcacgaggcggccatctaccgacggggcaatggaggtaatgccctgctggtgggtgtctacgtcgacgacttggtgatcaccggcaccaaggatgcggaggtggcggcattcaaggaagagatgaaggccaccttccagatgagtgacctggggcctctctccttctacttgggaatcgaggtgcaccaggatgactctaggatcacgcttcgacagaccgcctatgccaagcacgtcgttgagctagctgggctcaccgactgcaacccagctctcactccgatggaggagaggctgaagctgagccgcgacagcacgacggaggaggtggacgctacgcagtaccggcgtcttgtggggagccttcgctacctcgcccacacacggccggacttggcattctccgtcggctacgttagtcggttcatgcagcgaccgacgacggagcaccagcaggctgtgaagaggatcatctgctacgttgcggggactctcgaccacggcctctactacccgaggtgccctggggcggcacacttcgtcgggtacagcgacagcgaccacaccggcgacatcgacaccagcaagagcacgagcgggatcctcttcttcctcggcaagcagcaggtggtggccctgtccagctgcgatgccgagtacatagcggcctccaccgcttcgactcaggcgctctggctcgctcgactgcttggtgatctcctcggcagagacactagagcggtggagctcagggtggacagcaagtccgctctagccctggcaaagaaccccgtgttccacgaacgcagcaagcacatccgggtgaggtaccacttcattcgaggttgtttggaggaagggagcatcaaggcgagctacatcaacaccaaggaccagcttgcagacctgctcaccaagccccttgggaggatcaagttccttgagctctgctctaggaccgggatggttcaactctcccacaagacgacgcacaagacttagggggagaatgatggataaatctcatgtgtggctggtctttgtggggctgtgctgctcacatggtccttgtggctgtttttctgtttttaggacagcatcttagactagaggacagcatcttagaggacagcatcttagactagaggacagcatcttagctaggacagcatattagcatcttagactagcatcttgacatatgcttggctggctagcagcctataaatatgtaaccccaacccctcaggttggcatgacatttgtgtgagcttgtgtgagaaatagataagaaaattgccccaactcctagtgtcatcctctctcgatgagagtaagaattctcctactaccaagagtgagaattcagcgactaacattatcagccatggtacagtgtttttctctcacaacgaaccagcaccagccgggcttatcagcccagaaaccaaccaacgaacatgcTGTATATTGGGAAAAGTGGTACAACGGACTGTTCCACCATATGGACCACACCAACAGCAACGTGTACCTGTCATCGAAAAGCCTTATCCAGTCGCATGCTATGCAAGTCTTCATGTCAAGCATGCATCTAGTGGTGGAGCTTTTCGTAGCCCCCATAGGACCCAATCAATATAAAAGTTTCAGCAGAGACCTTAACAGTTTATTGGACTATCATGTGATCATTATTATGACTACTAAACGCCCTGAAGGGCTTAGGTACAAAGATAGAATGGGGCCCAGAAAGTGACCTAGGACTAACATCCCTTGGCAAATGAATAAAATGATAAACCAAAAGGCtagataaaaaatatatatttaaaaaacGTGCAGCCATGCTGAATTTCTGTTTCTTCATAAACCTTATAAATACCAAATACACCAGGGCAAAATAACATATTCCATAACATAGCATCGGAAGAGGTAACAGTGAAAGCAACATCCAAGACCAAGACGAATGACGTGAACACATATGAGCATACTATCAAGCGATATCAGCACTTAAAGACTAGCACTGTAGCTAACTTTACATAGCTGCACAATTCTTTTCATAACCACCTAGGGACTTTATACTTCTCAAGTGAATCTACAGGCGCCTGAAATTATGATGAGAAAAAGGCACTCACATAGCACCACAATCATTTTTTCCACAAAAAAAAGGAAAGCATAAAACAAAATGTCAAAGTGGTCGCAAAAGTCACCATTTATATAACAACAATCTCCTACATCACACTTGCTTATGGTTTAGATGTGTGGCCAATTGCATGACCTTCGTCAGAACCAAATTGTAATAAGACCACACTTATCTAAAAAAACATAATCAGACCCAGTAAATAACTATGGCTCCTGACATGTTACATCATTATCAAGCAGAGTAAATTGATAATGACAAGTGCACTTACCCCAAAACAAAATCCAGCCTGGCTCTGACCTGCACCACCTTCAACAGGCCTTGGAGGCTTCCCTGAGTCCATTGCTGATGAACCCCGCTTATTGAAGCCATTACATGATGGCACCTCTGCCTCCTTTACTATAGTAGGAGGGGACGGTGATGATGAAGGTGAGGTCGAGCATGTTCTACTTTTCGCTTGCCCCTGAGCTTGATGGTCCTTAGCAGTCCCATTGCAGAATCCTGAATCCATATCAGACTGGAACATGTCCACAAAAAGCTGCTGCAGCTCCTCAAAGCTTTCCTGCCTCTACAAATCCAACAGTCAAAGGTTATTGTGCTGTCATTCTCATATTTACtttttggatacatcatgtccaagAAAATTATGCCGATTCCAAGCTATTTTCTGGAAAAAAAATTCACCTAAAAGTTCAGCTTTTAGTATCCACTAAAAACCATGGAGGATACGGAGCTTTCATAACAATTCCTTCTTTTTTAAGCCTGTGGACATATGAACATGAAACATACAAAGATACTGAAGGTTGTATAAGTTGCCTTGGATAAACCAAAGCAAGGCCTTGGGAACTCACTCCCATCCCATGCAATATTAATACCCTAATATATATgtcctctcaaaaaaaaaaaactgacacaTTTAGGATACAAAAGATCATGTTTGCACAAAAGATTTCAGCATCTTATTTCCTTGCAACTTCATGAAAAGAAGTTTGCATATACCCACAAAAACCAATACTTTTTTTCCCAGAATAAGAATAAATAATTTCTGAGAAAGATTTAAAAACTATATGATACACAGAATAGGGACCACAATGTAGAAAAGTCTGTACATGTTGTTAGGTTTGTTTAGAGTAACACATTTTGCTATAAGTTTGTTGACAAAACATATACTTGTGGCCCCACCTAGGATTATGCGAAAAGGAAGTGGTAAAACCAAGAGTGACTGTACTTGTAAGcatagctctaataactaagaATGAGTGCTAGCTGGAATTTTCATGCTAAAGCAGCGTGAGTGTGACAACCAAATCTAGATATGGCTGCTTCAGCTAATCATGGCCTTGATAATACtacaaagaagcatctggaactAGGACCAATAGTGCTATGAGCTCTTACCGTCGGCCGCACCTGGCTCATCATCTGGGCCATCTCACCAATGAAGTCCCCCATCCCCTGCATCTGCAACAACAGCAGAAAACATCACCCTACTGTTATATCCAGAATTATGCAACACGAAGAACAGTTCAGTTAGAGATGCATACACTATCctcgtcgtcctcatcatcatataCTCCCACGTCGTAGAGGAGCCGTTTATTGGCGTCAGAGAGTACTGCACAAGAACAATGGGATGGGAGCACAAGGGCTCCACGCAATGAGTTTACCAACAGGCTAGATTGGTTCTGTTTGCTGGTGTTCAGTTTATTAGTAGTTGGTCAGTCGTTGTAACAGGTGAGGGGTGGTTTGCGAGTATGGAACAGAGCAGTGGGGCGGGTGCAGGGTGCTTAGAGAAGGAAGATTGAGACCAGAATAGGCGCCCTGGATCTCTTGGAACTTCTCCTTGGCTTCCTCCATGTGCTTCACGCTGCTGGAGGAGGAGCATTTGTCCGGGTGCCATTTCTGCAAAGCAATTGGACAGAAGAATCATCAGGGATCCTCTCCATTGAATATGTTTTAAAATTGGAACAGAATATAACGGCATACGTGTGTTGGCAACTTGGCATGCATTGGGATTCAGTGTGTCTGATTAGTAGGACAAAACATTGACGCACACAACAAAAAGGATTTCATTTCAACTACGAATTTGGTTTAAAAATTCACCTTGGAACGAATGATAACTGCCAGATCACACTGGCTTTTGAATCGTAATTACTAGAGACGGGGCATTTAGTTAGCGGCACAGGAAAGAAGGCAGCGAAATGGGAGAAATGAAACATGAACTTGGCGCCAATGTATCTGCCTGCAAACTCGAATCACCCGCGGAGAacgttttctttttttcttctctctctcgaCAAATTACAACGACGCTAGAAAGGCACGCACGATGCTAGATAGCTAAATCAACAACGATATGCAGCAGCAAGCAACCAGGAGCGGAGAGACGGCGCGGAATCAGGAACCGAATTGCTGCCTCTCACCTTGGCGAGCTTCCGGTAAGCGACCTTGAGGTCGGCGTCGGAGCACTCCTTCTTGAGCCCGAGGACGGCGTAGAGGTCGCCGCCGCCCTCCGCCGCCACCGCGTCGCCACACTTCTCTCCCCCGGCGTCCATGCCGAGAGGAGAGAGGACAGGAGACGTGTAGCTCCCCCGGCAGCACGCAGGTTGGTAGGTAGGCTGCCGCTACCCACGGGTGCAGCGACGCGGGGCGCGCAACGCGAAGAggcgacgccggcggtggggggaggagggagagaaggggaagcaagcaagcaagctgatggcgcggctgctgctgcttctccGTTCttccc encodes:
- the LOC136478209 gene encoding uncharacterized protein, translating into MDAGGEKCGDAVAAEGGGDLYAVLGLKKECSDADLKVAYRKLAKKWHPDKCSSSSSVKHMEEAKEKFQEIQGAYSVLSDANKRLLYDVGVYDDEDDEDSMQGMGDFIGEMAQMMSQVRPTRQESFEELQQLFVDMFQSDMDSGFCNGTAKDHQAQGQAKSRTCSTSPSSSPSPPTIVKEAEVPSCNGFNKRGSSAMDSGKPPRPVEGGAGQSQAGFCFGVSDTKQAAKPRGPNTSRRRNGRKQKLSSKHDVSSEDETAGS